The stretch of DNA ACTCCGAGGGCCGGTTGAGCTGGGTGCAGGCGCTGCCGCTCGTATGGGCGAGCCGCAATTCGACGAGGATGAGGTCGTAGGCCTTGCGCTCCAGGCTGTCGCGCAGCCCCTGGCAGGAGCTGGCCACGTCGGGGTGGTACCCGAGCGTTTCGAGGATGCGCGCGATCATGCTCAGATGCGTCGCGTTGCTGTCGGCGAT from Rhodothermales bacterium encodes:
- a CDS encoding response regulator translates to IADSNATHLSMIARILETLGYHPDVASSCQGLRDSLERKAYDLILVELRLAHTSGSACTQLNRPSESGHPAPYVLALSVHTWPEEVERCRALGFDGVLPLPLSRSKLNQEIEHASRLRVARLASELSQSNA